CTTCCAGATCGACATGAGCCGCTCGCTCGAAGGAATCGGCGCGAAGTTGCAGATGGAGAACGAATACACGGTGGTGAACGAGATTATTCCCGGCGGCCCGGCCTTCAAAAGCAAACTTCTGAAGAAGGGCGACAAGATTGTCGGTGTTGGACAGGGCGACAAGGGAGAGATCATCGACGTGATCGGCTGGCGCATCAATGACGTGGTCAAAAAGATCAGAGGTCCCAAAGGCACCGTTGTCAGGCTCAAGGTGCTTCCGGCCAGCCAGGCTGGCAAGGGGCCTGCAAAGATTATCCGGCTGGTGCGGGCCAAGGTTGACTTGCAGGAGCAGGCCGCGCAGAAAAAGATCATTTATGACAACGGTCACAAAATTGGCGTTATCGTGCTTCCGTCGTTCTATCTCGATTTCGAAGGCGAACGGCAGCAAAAGCATAACTACGCGAGTACTACAAAGGATGTGGCCAGAATCATCAACGAGCTGAAGCAGGAGAATGTGGAGGGAATCATCGTTGATCTGAGGGAAAACGGTGGTGGATCGCTCGAAGAGGCCGTCAATGTCACCGGCCTGTTCACCGGCAGGGGGCCTGTCGTGCAGGTCAGCAACGCTCTCGGCGGCAAGATGGTGCTGAATGACGAAAATTACCCGATGCTTTACCGGGGGCCGCTGGTGGTGCTGGTCAACCGCTACAGCGCGTCGGCCTCGGAGATTTTCGCCGCGGCGATCCAGGATTACGGGCGAGGACTCATCGTTGGAGACAGAACCTTCGGCAAGGGTACCGTGCAGAGCATCGTCACCATCCAGAGACCATTCAGCATGTTCATGAAACAGGCTGACCTCGGCCAGCTCAAGTTGACCATCGCCAAGTTCTACCGCATCTCCGGCGGTAGTACCCAGCATATCGGTGTTCTGCCGGATATCGTTCTTCCGTCCCTGATCGACCCGGAGGTGGTGGGTGAAGATACCTACACCAGCAGTCTGCCCTGGACAACCATCTCAAGGGCTGCTTATACACCATTAGGATTCGTCACCAAAGAGGATATTGTTTTACTGAAGAAGGAGTTCGCCGAACAGTCCGCCAAAGACAAGCTCTACCAGTCCTATCTGGCCGATTTGGCAACCCTGAACCGTATCAGGCAGAAGAAGAGCGTGTCACTCCAGGAAAAAGGCTTTCAAGTGGAGAACAAGACCCTGAAAGAGATACAGGATCGCTGGGGAGACCAGAATGCCGATACCGGGAAAAAGAAGAAAACGGATTTCATTCTGCAGGAGGCTGCCAGAATTCTCGATGATCTCGTGGCGCTCAAGTCGCGTCCGGCAGTTCCCGCCGCGGCTCCGTTGGCAAGGCCTGCCGTCAGGCGGGCGGTGCCCGTGAAATAAGCGGGCAGCAACATTCCAATAAAAAAGGCGCTCGGTGATGGAGCGCCTTTTTTGGTTCCGGGTTTGCCGAAACAGGGCGGGCATAAAACCCGTCCCTACAAGAGATTGTTCCGTCAACGCGCCGCTTTCGCTCGCGCGATCTGCTCTTCGACCGATTTGAACGAGCAGCTGCCAGCGGTTTTCTTGGAGTTGACGCTGGCGTCGGGTTTGAGGTCGTCGTAGATCCCTTCGTCGAAGGCTTCAGAGAAAGTGCGGTACTCGTCGAGCGAGATGGTCGGCAGGGTTTTGCCCTGTTCGATGGCATACGCCACGATCTTGCCGGTGATGCGGTGGGCGTCGCGGAAAGGAATCTGCTTCTTGACGAGGTACTCGGCGATCTCGGTGGCGAGGCTCAGGTCTTCGGCGGTGAGTCGGGCGAGGCGCTCCTCGTTCAGCCAGGTCTTTTCGATCATCCGGCGGAAGACCGAGAGACTCGATGCAGTGGTTTCGGCGGTATCGAACAGAGGCGGCTTGTCCTCCTGCATGTCGCGGTTGTAGGAGAGCGGCAGCCCTTTCATAATGGTGAGAAGGTTCATCAGGTTGCCATAGACACGGCCCGTCTTGCCGCGCACCAGCTCGGCGATATCGGCGTTCTTTTTCTGCGGCATGATCGACGAACCGGTCGCGAAGGCGTCGCTGATCGACAGGTAGTTGAACTCCGCCGAGCTCCAGAGAATTACATCCTCCGAAAAACGCGACAAGTGCATCATGATCATCGAGCAGGCCGAAACGAACTCGATCACCAGGTCGCGGTCACTCACCGCATCGATGCTGTTGGTGAAGACACCGTCGAACTCCAGCAGTTCCGCCGAGCGCGCCGGATCGAGCGGCAGGGTGCTGCCCGCGAAAGCCGCCGCGCCGAGCGGCGAAATGTTGGCCCGCTTGCGCAGATCGGCGAGGCGCTGGGCGTCGCGCCCGAACATCGAGTGCCACGCCATGTAGTAGTGGCCTGCGGAGATCGGCTGGGCGCGCTGCAGGTGGGTGTAGCCGAACATGATGGTGTGCTTGTACTGCTCCGCCTTGTCGAGCAGCGTCGATTGCATCGCCTTGAGCAACTCGCCGATGCGGTCGATGTTGCGGCGCAGATAGAGGCGCGTGTCGGTCGCCACCTGGTCGTTGCGGCTGCGCCCGGAGTGCAGCTTGCCCGCCGTCGGGCCGATCAGCTCCTTCAGCCGGTTCTCGATCACCGTGTGAATATCCTCATCCTCCCACACCGGGGTTAGCTCGCCCGACTCAATCTCCTTTTCGACCGCCTTCAGCCCGGTGACAATTTGCCCGGCCTCCTCTTTCGAGATAATTCCCTGCTCGCCAAGCATGGTGGCATGGGCAATAGAGCCTTGAATGTCTTCGCGATAGAGCAGCCCGTCCACATGCACCGACGAGGAGAACTTCAGCGCCTCCCGGTCAAACGGTTCCGAAAAACGGCTCTGCCACAAGAGCTCCTTCTGATTGGATTGATCGGACATGATGAAGTATCGCTAAGAGGTTGCAGGGCAGAGCGCCCATAAAATGGTTCGGTGGGGGAAAATACGGAAGACAATTGATAATTGATAATAGCAGAATGGGGTGTTTAAGAGAAGATTCACGATCTGCCTGTACCTGACAGGGCGATACACAGAGCTTCTGACTGGATAGACAGGGCAAGTAACCTTAAACAGGGCAGTGACGGAATAAGCGGTTCTGTCAATGCGCTTGTTTTTGTAATATGTTTTGAGCACGATAAGGTTTGTGAGCTGATCATACACTTTAAACTGCGATTTTTGTTTGCGAAAGAGCTCGCAGGACTGGTCAATCCGGGCTCTGGCAATGGCACAGAGCGTAAATGCGGAGCAGTCAGTTCTGAAAGCGCTCTTTGACAAAACAAAAAAACGTCAATACCGAATGCCGGAAAAACGGCGCCTGGTCATCACTGATGAGTTGATATGCAGAAGAAACTGAATCGAGCACGCCATTATGAGCAACATTTTTCTCTCGCTTGAGCCGAAAATACTTTGGAGCCACTTTTACCGCCTGACACAAATTCCGCGGCCTTCGGGGCATGAGGAGGCAGTTCGGACCTATGTCGCTGACGTGGCGAAACGTTGCGGGTTGGAATGGCTCGTCGATGAGGCAGGTAACATCATTGTGCGCAAACCGGCGTCGGCGGGGATGGAGCGTCGGCGGGGCGTTATCCTGCAGGCGCATCTCGACATGGTGCCGCAGAAGAACGCAGGGACAGCGCACGACTTCACGAAGGATCCGATCGACGCCGTGATCGATGGTGAATGGGTGCATGCGCGCGGCACCACGCTGGGGGCGGACAATGGCATCGGTGTGGCGGCGGCGCTGGCTGTGCTTGAATCGGACGACTTGCGCCACGGACCGCTCGAAGCGCTTTTCACGGTGAACGAGGAGGCTGGCATGACCGGAGCGCTGGGGCTGAAACCGGGAGTGCTCAGGGGCGACATTCTGCTGAACCTCGACTCCGAGGATGAAGGCGAACTCTTCATTGGCTGCGCGGGCGGACTCGACGGTACGATGCGCTTCGACTATTCCTGCGAGCCGCTGCCTCCCGGTTACTCCGGCATCGAAATCCGGGTCTCCGGTTTGCGCGGCGGGCATAGCGGCATGGACATCGATCTTGGCCGGGGCAACGCCAACAAGATCATGAACAGGCTGTTGCAGATGGGTCGGGAGCACCACGGGCTGCTGCTTGCATCCATCGACGGCGGAAGCCTGCGCAACGCCATTCCGCGCGAATCGGTGGCACTGGTTGCCGTACCGTCCGCGCAAAAAGTAGCGTTTCTCGACGAGCTTCATTCGCTCGCCTCGGCCATCGGTCTCGAGCTGAACGGGGTTGATCCGGAGCTGCGGGTCGAGGCTGCGGATGCCGCGCTTCCTGTAGGAATGATCGACGATACCGTGGCGCAACGCCTCTTCGATGCGGTGGCAGCCTGCCCGAACGGCGTGCATCGCATGAGCGAAGCGATGGCGGGTCTGGTCGAAACCTCGAACAATCTTGCCCGCGTCCATTCGGACGGACGCGCAGTGAGCGTCGAGTGCCTGCTCCGGAGCGCCTCGGTGGAGGGGATGCGCGAACTTGCCGACGCGGTCGCGGGCATCGCCGAACGTGCCGGAACGGTAGCCGCGTTCGAGAACGGCTATCCCGGATGGAAGCCAAATCCCGCTTCGCCGATCCTGAAATGCATGGTCAAAGTCTATCGCGACCGCTTCGGCAAAACGCCGGAGATCCGCGCGGTGCATGCCGGTCTGGAGTGTGGCATCATCGGCGCAAACAATCCGCAGCTTGACATGATTTCGTTCGGCCCGACCATCCGCCATCCGCATTCGCCGGACGAAAAGGTTGAGTGCTCGTCGGTACTGAAATTCTGGGAATTGCTTGTGGCAACGCTGGAGGAGGTGCCAGAGCCGTGAAGACGCCCTACAGCTACAACACCATTTCGGATTTTCTCTTGTCGCAACCGCTGACGGTTGATGTGGAGGTTGACGACGAGACTGCCGGGTGTTTTCCGCTCAAATGCATCGAGCTCGACGCGACCGTGCTCTATGTCGGAATGCGCAATTTTGCGCGGCTTACGCTCGATCTTTCGCCGACGGAGATTCTGATCTACCTCAACATGTTTCTCGTCTGGATGCGCGACTCGCTCGCGGCGGAGCGCTTCTGCGTGGTCGAGCGGTTTCTCGACAGCTCGATCGTGCTGCTTTTTTCGAAAAAGTTCGGTTCGGAAGAGCCGTTTTTCGACGCGATTCGCGCCGCGCGATGGATGGGAGAGCACGATGAGCTGCTCTTCGCGCCGGAGATGGGCATTGCCAGCGGGCGTGTTTCGGTGGGATTCGCTGGCACGCCGAAGGAGTTCACCGGCTCGGTCTTCGGGCGTCCGGTGCTGCTCGCCGCAGCGTGCGCGAAGATGAGGCCACAGGACGAGGCGATGGCGTCGTGCATCACTTTTCCGGAGGAGGAGTGGCGGGGGCGCTCGTTCGAAGAGCTGTTTCCGCCGCTAGAGTTCGACCACCCGGAGTGTGGCCGCGTGCGCCAGCCATCGACCTGGAGGCTCGGCGAGCCTCGAAGCGTCGATTTTGCGTCGCATGGCCGGATTGACCTGCGGGATGTTGGTAACTTCGTGCACTGGACATCAAAGATTACGGCAAAGGAAAAGGCCCGTGAGTGGTTTGCCCAGATCAAGGCGAAAGGATTTTACAAGTATCAAAAATAAAAAGAGTTATGCCGAAAACAATCATGCTGCTGGGCAGCGGGGAGCTGGGCAAAGAGTTCGTGATTGCCGTCAAGCGGCTGGGGCAGCGGGTGGTCGCCGTGGACAGTTACGACGATGCGCCCGCGCAGCAGGTGGCCGACAGGCGCGAGG
The nucleotide sequence above comes from Chlorobaculum tepidum TLS. Encoded proteins:
- a CDS encoding carboxy terminal-processing peptidase; its protein translation is MKKIRKTLSPILFFLLMLTLSWDQSMAAVGQAAQPALLKPTPNQEEAARYIAQYLLQNHYRKVPVNDSLSQQIFKRYLDNLDNNRSYFTAPEVEKLRQEFGAHLADDFVSGNPADGFAIYNQFLKRAREKMAYMKNALEKTTFNFSSPETLELERSKTAPWPANEAELHDLWRKELKYQYLSAKYSGEKGKNIKSEVMKTLDNRLKIFNQQKPEDAFQAYMYAVTTSFDPHTDYFSPDEYENFQIDMSRSLEGIGAKLQMENEYTVVNEIIPGGPAFKSKLLKKGDKIVGVGQGDKGEIIDVIGWRINDVVKKIRGPKGTVVRLKVLPASQAGKGPAKIIRLVRAKVDLQEQAAQKKIIYDNGHKIGVIVLPSFYLDFEGERQQKHNYASTTKDVARIINELKQENVEGIIVDLRENGGGSLEEAVNVTGLFTGRGPVVQVSNALGGKMVLNDENYPMLYRGPLVVLVNRYSASASEIFAAAIQDYGRGLIVGDRTFGKGTVQSIVTIQRPFSMFMKQADLGQLKLTIAKFYRISGGSTQHIGVLPDIVLPSLIDPEVVGEDTYTSSLPWTTISRAAYTPLGFVTKEDIVLLKKEFAEQSAKDKLYQSYLADLATLNRIRQKKSVSLQEKGFQVENKTLKEIQDRWGDQNADTGKKKKTDFILQEAARILDDLVALKSRPAVPAAAPLARPAVRRAVPVK
- the argH gene encoding argininosuccinate lyase, which gives rise to MSDQSNQKELLWQSRFSEPFDREALKFSSSVHVDGLLYREDIQGSIAHATMLGEQGIISKEEAGQIVTGLKAVEKEIESGELTPVWEDEDIHTVIENRLKELIGPTAGKLHSGRSRNDQVATDTRLYLRRNIDRIGELLKAMQSTLLDKAEQYKHTIMFGYTHLQRAQPISAGHYYMAWHSMFGRDAQRLADLRKRANISPLGAAAFAGSTLPLDPARSAELLEFDGVFTNSIDAVSDRDLVIEFVSACSMIMMHLSRFSEDVILWSSAEFNYLSISDAFATGSSIMPQKKNADIAELVRGKTGRVYGNLMNLLTIMKGLPLSYNRDMQEDKPPLFDTAETTASSLSVFRRMIEKTWLNEERLARLTAEDLSLATEIAEYLVKKQIPFRDAHRITGKIVAYAIEQGKTLPTISLDEYRTFSEAFDEGIYDDLKPDASVNSKKTAGSCSFKSVEEQIARAKAAR
- a CDS encoding aminoacyl-histidine dipeptidase, which encodes MSNIFLSLEPKILWSHFYRLTQIPRPSGHEEAVRTYVADVAKRCGLEWLVDEAGNIIVRKPASAGMERRRGVILQAHLDMVPQKNAGTAHDFTKDPIDAVIDGEWVHARGTTLGADNGIGVAAALAVLESDDLRHGPLEALFTVNEEAGMTGALGLKPGVLRGDILLNLDSEDEGELFIGCAGGLDGTMRFDYSCEPLPPGYSGIEIRVSGLRGGHSGMDIDLGRGNANKIMNRLLQMGREHHGLLLASIDGGSLRNAIPRESVALVAVPSAQKVAFLDELHSLASAIGLELNGVDPELRVEAADAALPVGMIDDTVAQRLFDAVAACPNGVHRMSEAMAGLVETSNNLARVHSDGRAVSVECLLRSASVEGMRELADAVAGIAERAGTVAAFENGYPGWKPNPASPILKCMVKVYRDRFGKTPEIRAVHAGLECGIIGANNPQLDMISFGPTIRHPHSPDEKVECSSVLKFWELLVATLEEVPEP
- a CDS encoding adenylate cyclase, with translation MKTPYSYNTISDFLLSQPLTVDVEVDDETAGCFPLKCIELDATVLYVGMRNFARLTLDLSPTEILIYLNMFLVWMRDSLAAERFCVVERFLDSSIVLLFSKKFGSEEPFFDAIRAARWMGEHDELLFAPEMGIASGRVSVGFAGTPKEFTGSVFGRPVLLAAACAKMRPQDEAMASCITFPEEEWRGRSFEELFPPLEFDHPECGRVRQPSTWRLGEPRSVDFASHGRIDLRDVGNFVHWTSKITAKEKAREWFAQIKAKGFYKYQK